The Anas platyrhynchos isolate ZD024472 breed Pekin duck chromosome 3, IASCAAS_PekinDuck_T2T, whole genome shotgun sequence genome includes a window with the following:
- the RHOU gene encoding rho-related GTP-binding protein RhoU, with protein MPPQQEGDAGYIGKPVAQAGCEVPPVPPRRVRSGRAAAALGAALGGRCRGAAGSGAGGGAGGGGGGAGAGGGSEPRRSIKCVLVGDGAVGKTSLVVSYTTNGYPTEYIPTAFDNFSAVVSVDGKPVRLQLCDTAGQDEFDKLRPLCYTNTDIFLLCFSVVSPSSFQNVSEKWVPEIRCHCPKAPIILVGTQSDLREDVKVLIELDKCKEKPVSEEAAKLCAEEIKAASYIECSALTQKNLKEVFDAAIVAGIQYSDTQQQPKKSKCRTPDKMKNLSKSWWKKYCCFV; from the exons ATGCCGCCGCAGCAGGAGGGCGATGCGGGCTACATCGGCAAGCCGGTGGCACAAGCAGGCTGCGAGGTGCCGCCGGTGCCCCCCCGCAGGGTGCGCagcggccgggcggcggcggcgctgggggcggcgctgggcggccgctgccggggggcggcggggagcggggccggcggcggggccgggggcggcggcggcggagccggggccgggggcggcagCGAGCCGAGGCGCAGCATCAAGTGCGTGCTGGTGGGGGACGGCGCCGTGGGCAAGACCAGCCTGGTGGTGAGCTACACCACCAACGGGTACCCCACCGAGTACATCCCCACCGCCTTCGACAACTTCTCCG CTGTTGTGTCTGTGGACGGCAAGCCGGTGAGACTGCAGCTCTGCGACACGGCCGGCCAG GATGAATTCGACAAGCTCAGGCCCCTGTGCTATACCAACACGGACATCTTCCTGCTGTGCTTCAGCGTCGTCAGCCCCTCGTCCTTCCAGAACGTGAGTGAGAAGTGGGTTCCCGAAATCCGGTGCCACTGCCCCAAGGCGCCCATCATCCTGGTGGGGACGCAGTCGGACCTGCGGGAGGACGTCAAAGTTCTCATCGAGCTGGACAAGTGCAAAGAGAAGCCCGTCTCGGAGGAGGCTGCGAAGCTCTGTGCCGAGGAAATAAAAGCCGCGTCCTACATCGAGTGCTCGGCTTTGACTCAGAAAAACCTCAAGGAGGTCTTTGATGCGGCCATCGTGGCTGGGATTCAGTACTCGGATACCCAGCAGCAACCAAAGAAATCCAAGTGTAGGACTccagacaaaatgaaaaacctCTCCAAATCCTGGTggaaaaaatactgctgttttgtATAG